The sequence below is a genomic window from Brevibacillus agri.
TTTGTCTGGAGCGTTTTCAAAAAAGTGCTGCTGTATTCCGCTGAAAAGGCTTACGAGATCGCCGACGACATCGTTGCAGTCGATCAGGCGATGAAGTGGGGCTTCGGCTGGGAGCTGGGGCCGTTCGAGACGTGGGATGCCATCGGCGTGGAAAAATCAGTGGCGCGGATGCGCGAGGAAAACGAGCGGATTCCCGCGCTGGTCGAGGAGCTGCTCGCGAGCGGCAAAACCTCCTTCTACCAAAAGGCAGAAGGCAAGCGCCAGGCGTTTGCGATCGGTGGCGTCTACAAAGGCATCGAGGAAAACAAGGAAAACATCAACCTCGCCGCGCTCAAGGAGCAAGGCAAGTTGATTAAGAAAAACGCGGGCGCTGCCCTGATCGACCTGGGCGATGGCGTCGCGTGTCTGGAGTTCACTTCGCCGCACAACGCGCTCGGACTGGATGTATTGCAGATGGCGAACCAGGCGGCAGAAGAAGTGCAGAAAAACTTCGCCGGACTGGTGATCGGCAACCAGGGCAAAAACTTCTGCGTCGGGATGAACCTTGCGATGGCGCTGATGGAAGCGCAAGATGAAAACTGGCTGGAGCTCGACATGCTCGTCAGCAATTTCCACAAAGCGGCCAGAGCGATTCGCTACATGCACCGCCCGGTCGTGGCGGCACCGTTCGGCATGACGCTGGGCGGCGGCGTCGAGGTCACGTACCTGGCTGACCGTGTACAGGTGGCAGCGGAAACGTACCTTGGACTCGTCGAGGTCGGCGTCGGGCTTTTGCCAGGTGGCGGCGGTACGAAGGAAATGCTGTTCCGCGCCATGGAAAACGTGCCGGAGGGCGGCAGCGTGCCAGTCGACCCGTTCCCGTTTGTCGCCAGAGCTTTTGAAACGATTGCGATGGCAAAAGTTTCGACTAGCGGACAGGAAGCGATCAACCTCGGCTACTTGCGGCCGACTGACCGGATCAGCATCAACTCTGACCATCTGTTGTACGATGCGAAGCAGCTCGTGCTCGCGATGGACAAAGAAGGCTATACGCCGCCCAAGCCGCGCAAAATCCGCGTAATCGGAGAGACGGGCTACGCCAACCTGCGCCAAAACATCTATGCGATGAAGAAGAGCGGGTACATTTCCGAGCACGACGAGCTGATCGCGTCCAAAATCGCCTATGTCATGTCTGGCGGCAACGTGCCGGCGGGTACGGAAGTGACCGAGAGCTACATTTTGGAGCTGGAAAAGCAAGCGTTCCTCTCGCTGATTAAGACGCCTAAGACTCAGCAGCGGATGCAGCACATGCTGACCAAAAACAAGCCTTTGCGCAACTAGGGAGAAGGAGGGTAAAACGATGAGAGAAGCAGTAATTGTCGCAGGGGCCCGGACTGCGGTCGGCCGAGCGAAAAAAGGAAGTCTCAAAGACGTACATCCCGTCGACATGGGGGCAGCCGTCGTAGCGGATTTGCTCCGCCGCGTTCCGCAACTGGACCCGGCGGATATCGAGGACGTCATCATGGGGACGGCGGTGCCGGAAGCAGAGCAGGGCATGAATATGGCGCGGCTGATCGGACTGCGCGCCGGACTGCCGACAAATGTCGCGGGCATTACGATCAACCGTTTTTGCTCCTCCGGCTTGCAGACGATTGCCTATGCCGCGCAACAGATTATGGTCGGCAGCTCGGACGTGGTCGTGGCAGGCGGAGTGGAGAGCATGAGCCTCGTGCCGATGCTCGGCCACAAGGTCGCGCTCAATCCGACACTGGTGGAGACGAAGCCTGAGGCGTACATGAGCATGGGGCATACGGCGGAGGAAGTGGCGCGGCGCTACCATGTGACCCGCGAAGACCAGGATGCGTTTGCGCTCCGCAGCCATCAGCGCGCGGTTGCGGCGATCAGCTCGGGCAAGTTCCAGGACGAAATCGTGCCGCTGACGGTGAAGCAGTACACGGTAGACGAAGCCGGAAAGGTGCATATCCGCGAGCGCATTTTTGACAAGGACGAAGGCGCGCGCCCAGATACGACGCTGGAGGCGCTCGCCAAGCTGAAGCCGGTCTTCCACGTGCAGGGCAGCGTAACGGCCGGGAACTCCTCGCAAACGAGCGATGGCGCGGCAGCGGTGATCGTCATGTCAGCCGACAAAGCGGCAGAGCTGGGCGTTTCGCCTATCGCGAAGTTCCGCTCCTTTACCGTTGGCGGGGTGGACCCGGATGTCATGGGGATCGGTCCGGTCGTCGCGATCCCGAAAGCGTTGAAGCTGGCGGGGATCAGCCTGGACGACGTCGATTTGTTCGAGCTGAACGAAGCATTCGCGTCCCAGTCGATTGCGGTCATTCGAGAGCTTGGCCTGGACCCGGAAAAAGTAAACGTCAACGGCGGCGCTATCGCCTTGGGCCATCCACTCGGTTGCAGCGGCGCGAAGCTGACCGTCTCGCTCTTGAATGAAATGAAGCGCAGAGGCGGCAAGTACGGCGTCGTCACTATGTGTATCGGCGGAGGCATGGGAGCCGCAGGCGTTTTTGAAATGATCTAGCACGTACGTCCATTTTCATAAAAGGAGAGGGATAGCATGGCAGATACGAAAGAATTGATCCGTGGTGGAAGCTTTTTGATTGACGCAGGTTCGGCAGACGACGTGTTCGTGCCGGAGGAGTACAGCGAGGAGCAAAAAATGATCGCGAAAACGACGGAGGACTTTGTCGTCAACGAAGTTCGTCCGCATCTGGAAGAATTGGAGCAGCACAACTTCGACATTTCCGTCCGTCTGCTGAAGGAAGCAGGGGAGCTTGGCCTGTTGGCTGGCGATGTGCCGGAGAAGTACGAAGGACTTGGCCTGGATAAAGTCAGCACGGCTTTGGTCACCGAAAAGTTTTCGCTTGCGCGCGGCTTCGCGCTGAGCTATGGCGCACATGTGGGCATCGGCTCTCTGCCGATCGTGTACTTTGGAAACGAAGATCAGAAGCAGCGCTATCTGCCTGATCTGGCGTCCGGAAAACGGATCGCGGCCTATTGCCTGACAGAGCCAGGCTCCGGCTCCGACGCGCTGGGAGCCAAAACGACAGCGACTCTCTCTGCTGACGGCAAGCATTACATCCTCAACGGAGAGAAGCAATGGATCACCAACGCAGGCTTTGCTGACGTGTTTATCGTCTATGCGAAAATCGACGGGGAAAAATTCACGGCCTTCATCGTCGAGCGCACCTTCCCTGGCGTATCGTTTGGACCGGAAGAGAAGAAAATGGGCATCAAGTGCTCCTCGACTCGCACCGTCATTTTGCAGGATGTGCCCGTGCCTGTGGAAAACTTGTTGGGCGAGCCGGGCAGAGGCCACGTCATCGCCTTCAACATCCTGAACGTAGGCCGTTACAAGCTGGCAGTCGGCGCAGTCGGCTCCGCGAAAAAAGCGCTGGAGCTGGCGACGAACTACGCGAAGGAGCGGAAGCAGTTTAAAACGCCAATCGCCAATTTCACTTTGATTAAAAACAAACTGGCGAACATGGCGATCAAAGCGTACGCCGCAGAAAGCTCCGTCTACCGGACAGTCGGCCTGTTCGACACCGCGCTCGGCCGCCTGGGCGAAAAAGCGGATGACGGCGCAGAAGTCGCGAAGGCGATTGCCGACTACGCCATCGAATGCTCGATCAACAAAGTGTTTGCTACGGAAGTTTTGGACTACTGCGTGGACGAAGGCGTGCAAATCCACGGCGGATACGGCTTCATGTCCGAGTACGAGATCGAAAACATGTACCGCGACTCGCGGATCAACCGGATTTTTGAAGGCACGAACGAGATCAACCGACTGCTCATCCCGGACACGTTGGTGAAAAAGGCGATGAAGGGCGAGCTGCCGCTTCTGCAAGCAGCGACGAGCCTGCAAGCCGAGCTGATGAGCTATTACCCGGAGGAGATCGAGGAAGCGCCGCTTGCGGTGGAGAAGCACCTGCTCAGCATGACGCGCAAAATCATCCTGATGGTGGCAGGCTCCGCGCTGATGAAGTACCAGCAAGCGATTTCCAAGGAGCAGGAGCTGCTGGCGTTCGCTGCCGACATGCTGATCGAGCTGTACGCAATGGACAGCATCGTGAAGCGCACGGAAAAAGCGATTGCGGCCAACGGACTGGAAGCGGAGCAGCAAAAGCTGGAGTTGACAGCGGTCTATGTGCATGAAGCGTTTGATCGCATCGAAGCGTGGGCGAAGGAAGCGCTCGCTGCCATGGAAGAAGGAGATGAGCTGCGCCTGCGCCTCTCGATCCTGAAAAAGCTGACACGCCGTACGCCGATCAATACGGTTGCGCTGAAACGGTCGATTGCCGATCGCGTCATCGAAGCAGGCGGATACGTGGTGTAAACCGCACAGACACGCATACAGAAAAAAGGAGCGAAGAGTCATTCTTTGCTCCTTTTTCTTTTGCCCGCAGCCAAAAAGCTTGGCTCAAGGCTTTTGCTTCACTTTGGAAATACCGCCGTCGTTGATGTGCACCTGCACGTTTACCGACTCCAGCATGTCGGGGCGAAGCGGGAGCGCGCTGTTTTTTTGCAGTCTGTGCCACTCATGCGGGTGCTTGCGATAGAGCGTGTGCCCGAGCTGGAGAGTGTCTGCGCCCAGCTTCAGCCCTTTTTCAAACAGTCCGCGAATCTCTTCCTCGATTTTTTTGGCTGCTTCCGTTTCGATTTCGATTTCCCGCACAGGGCCTTGGCGGAAAAGCTGGGTAATAAAGCCGGAGATGTCGACATCCACCTGAAAAACGACGTTCTCGCCGCGGAGCACCGGACGTATGGCTGCTTTTGGCTTTTCGAGCACGAGCATGGCGAGCGTCTGTTTGTCTTTTTTACCTCCAAAAGCGTACGGACTACATGCTTGTCCATCCAGCGCAAGCCGAGCAGCTCGGAGCGCGGCCAGCAAGCTGTAAAACTGGATGGCGCTGAGCGGCAGGAGCGAGAGCGTCGACGAAAGGAAAAAGAGTCCGGTCAGCCACCAGATCCGTTTTCGCCCGCCAGGTATCATCCAGATTTCCACGATCAGCAGATGGGCGAGCGCGATTCGGGTGAAAGCCCCGCTGAACCATTGGTAAATGCTCAAAAAATCGAGATGCTCGATATAAATGCCGATATTGGCTAGCCGCCACTCTTCATAGGCCGGGTAGCGCAGCTTGGCGGCTTCCGCCGGGCCAAATTCGACGATCGCGCCAATCGTTCGGCCCCAAGGTCAAGTCAATCAGCGACATCGCCAGCAAGAAAAACTGATAGTAAGGCACTTTGCTTTTCAGATGATGCTTCAGAAACAAAAACAGGAGCAGTTCCACAAAGCCGCTTCCCGCGTACATCATGCCTTTGAGCACCGGGGCCATCCCGTTTTCCATGATCGGCAGAAGCAGGCGGTAGTCTTTGTTCTGAAAATTCGTGGACATCACGAAAAATCCTAGAATCACGACGACTGGCAACAACACCGTCGACGTCATTGCAATGGAGCGTATCCCGAACAGAGCGTTGACGAGACACAAAGCGGCGAAGAGGACAGTGTGAACCGTCAGCGGAGTCTGGGGAGCAAAAGACAGGTTGATCCAGGTGACCGTGTCTGTTATGGTCATCTTCCCGATAATAAAGCAATAGAGAGGTCAGTAGCGCCAACAGGCGGGAAACGAAGAAGCCGTATCGGTTCTGCAACCAAACAAAAAGGTGTTCGCGCCCGGTTCTCAGATAGATAAAGTAAAGAAAGCACGTCCAGATCAGGTAGAGAGCCCCGGCAAAAAGGACGGAAATCCACGAATCTCTCTTGGCGGAGTCGAGCATCATGGGGATGACGATGACATGGTTCATCAAGCCGTTGGCCAGCATCAGTATTGTTACGATTTGAGTAAAAGCTAGTCCGTTTTTCATGGTTCTCCCGCCAGACTGTTCCAGTTCTCTTGTCAGTATTTGCAGGTCGTCTCGATTTATGCGACAGGACAGGCGTGCCTTCGAAGGTTGCATGCATATTTTTGGAAGCTGCCACGAAAGCTAAGAGAACATACTGAGCAGAGGATGGGGAACGGTTCGAGATGACGATGAGAGGATGGCTGAGAAGGAAACGGGTGTCGGCAAAAGACAGAATTCAGCCGTCCCATGCCCACCCGATAAGCGACAGCCTGGGCGAAAATATTAGCGAACTGGAGCGCATATTCACGCTGACACCTGACCTGGTGATTCGCACGTTTGAAAGCAGTATGCTCGAAGGTTCGGCAGCGATCGTGTATTTAACTGGGCTTGTGGACAAAAACTCCATCAACAACAATGTGCTGCGGCCGATGCTGGCTCAGCGGGATCGGGGAAAAGCGGGAATTCTCGACCTGCTGTCGGTAGGAGATGTCTCGATTGCCCGCGATTTTCGCACCGTTGAAAAGGAGATTTTCGACGGCAGCTGTGTCATGTTTGTAGAAGGGCGCAACGAGGCGTTCGTTCTCGATACGCACGGCTGGCCGCAGCGGGCGATTGAGGACCCGCAACTGGAAGCGTCTTTGAAGGGCGCCCACCAGGGGTTTGTGGAGACAGGGATGCAAAATATCGCCCTGATTCGCCGCTACTTGCCTAATCGGGAGTTGAAAATCAAGGAATTTTGGATAGGGGACAGGGGAGCTACCCGGGTGTCGATCCTATTTTTGCAAGATGTCGCACATCCGGAGGTTTTGCAAGAAATGGAGGACCGGATCAAGCAGATCAAGATCGACTCGATTCTCAATACAGGCGAGCTGGCAGAGTTGATTGAGGACAATCCGTTTTCCCCTTTTCCGCAGTTGATGATGACGGAGCGGCCCGATTCGGTGGCCTCGCACATTTTGCAAGGCAAGATCGCCGTCGTGGTAGACCGTTCTCCCAGCGTCTTGATTGGCCCTGCCACCTTTTCCTCCTTTTTTCAAAACGTGGACGATTACAGCACGCGCTGGCTTGTTTCGTCGTTTATTCGTCTGTTGCGGGGGCTGGCTTTTATCATCGCGACCTTTCTTCCGGCTCTCTACATCGCCCTGATCTCGTTTAACTACGAGGTGATTCCGCTCGACTTGATTTTATCGGTCGGAGAGTCGAGAGAGAGTGCCTTTTCCGCCTTTACTCGAAGCGATGCTTATGGAGCTGACTATGGAAATGCTGCGGGAAGCAGGGGTCAGGCTGCCAACGCCCATCGGACAGACGGTAGGCATCGTGGGGGGGATCGTCATTGGACAGGCAGTAGTTCAGGCGGGGATTGTCAGCAACATCATGGTGATTGTGGTCGCGTTTACAGCGATCTCCTCCTTTATCATCCCGAATTACGATATGGGGTCTGCGGTTAGACTGCTCCGGTTTCTCATGATGGTGCTGGCTGCTTTGTTCGGTATCGTCGGGATTATCGTCGGGCTGATGGGCCTCATTGCCCATCTGATCCAGTTGGAATCGCTTGGCGTTCCCTACGGAAGTCCGCTCGCGCCCGCTCGTTTCAGCGACTGGAAAGATTTCTTTGTCCGCTTGCCGTTTTGGACGATGCGGGATCGGCCAGTCAGTACGAGGGCCATTCAAGCGAGAAGGCAGGGAGATAATCGTCCAAGGGGAGATGGCGAATGAAAAAATATGCCTTCAATGAACTGACGGTCTTCCAGTACATTTATTTGATTCACGGTGCGCAGGTAGGGATCGGGGTGTTGTCCATGCCGCGAGAGCTGGCCGAGGTGGCAGGGACGGACGGATGGCTCTCAATTTTGATTGGTTGGTTCGCGGCTATGGCGGTCAGCCTGGTCATCATCGGCATCATGAAGCGCTATCCCGGCAAAACGATTGTGGATCTGCAGCCGTTGTTTTTGGGTAAATGGCTGGGGAAAGTCTGTGTTGCAGGAATCGCCGTCTATTGCGGTTTTGCCTCTTTCACTGTCATGGCCAACACTGCGGCCATCGTCAATACGTGGATTCTTAGTCAGACACCGATTTACATGGTAGTTATTTTGCTGGCCATTCCGGCTTATATGGTTCTCCAAGGCGGCTTGCGGGTGCTTGGACGGTATGCCGAGCTGATCTTTTATCTGACGCTGTGGATGCCGATCGTCTTGGTCACTGTCTTGCCGAAAACGAACTGGCTTTATTTGCTCCCTGTTTTCAAGGAAGGGTGGT
It includes:
- a CDS encoding 3-hydroxyacyl-CoA dehydrogenase/enoyl-CoA hydratase family protein, whose translation is MERKIRKAAVLGSGVMGAGIAAHLANVGIPTYLLDIVPRELTADESKKGLTLADPAVKNRIAQAGKDRLLKEKPAPLYDKKNIELITVGNFEDHLPLLAEVDWIIEVVVENLEVKKSVFAQVEAHRKPGTIVSSNTSGVSINEMAEGRSDDFRKHFLGTHFFNPPRYLKLLELIPGRDTDPAIVAFMKQFGEHVLGKGMVVCKDTPNFIANRIGTYGLQVSIHEMVRLGLGVDEVDALTGPVIGRPKSATFRTLDVVGLDTYVHVAGNVRNKSTDEAERAVFEVPDFVLQMVEKRWIGQKAGQGFFKQVKSAQGKEILALDINTLEYRPSVKPKFPSLDAAKTAKTLPEKLRALAYGKDKGSEFVWSVFKKVLLYSAEKAYEIADDIVAVDQAMKWGFGWELGPFETWDAIGVEKSVARMREENERIPALVEELLASGKTSFYQKAEGKRQAFAIGGVYKGIEENKENINLAALKEQGKLIKKNAGAALIDLGDGVACLEFTSPHNALGLDVLQMANQAAEEVQKNFAGLVIGNQGKNFCVGMNLAMALMEAQDENWLELDMLVSNFHKAARAIRYMHRPVVAAPFGMTLGGGVEVTYLADRVQVAAETYLGLVEVGVGLLPGGGGTKEMLFRAMENVPEGGSVPVDPFPFVARAFETIAMAKVSTSGQEAINLGYLRPTDRISINSDHLLYDAKQLVLAMDKEGYTPPKPRKIRVIGETGYANLRQNIYAMKKSGYISEHDELIASKIAYVMSGGNVPAGTEVTESYILELEKQAFLSLIKTPKTQQRMQHMLTKNKPLRN
- a CDS encoding acetyl-CoA C-acetyltransferase gives rise to the protein MREAVIVAGARTAVGRAKKGSLKDVHPVDMGAAVVADLLRRVPQLDPADIEDVIMGTAVPEAEQGMNMARLIGLRAGLPTNVAGITINRFCSSGLQTIAYAAQQIMVGSSDVVVAGGVESMSLVPMLGHKVALNPTLVETKPEAYMSMGHTAEEVARRYHVTREDQDAFALRSHQRAVAAISSGKFQDEIVPLTVKQYTVDEAGKVHIRERIFDKDEGARPDTTLEALAKLKPVFHVQGSVTAGNSSQTSDGAAAVIVMSADKAAELGVSPIAKFRSFTVGGVDPDVMGIGPVVAIPKALKLAGISLDDVDLFELNEAFASQSIAVIRELGLDPEKVNVNGGAIALGHPLGCSGAKLTVSLLNEMKRRGGKYGVVTMCIGGGMGAAGVFEMI
- a CDS encoding acyl-CoA dehydrogenase family protein, whose protein sequence is MADTKELIRGGSFLIDAGSADDVFVPEEYSEEQKMIAKTTEDFVVNEVRPHLEELEQHNFDISVRLLKEAGELGLLAGDVPEKYEGLGLDKVSTALVTEKFSLARGFALSYGAHVGIGSLPIVYFGNEDQKQRYLPDLASGKRIAAYCLTEPGSGSDALGAKTTATLSADGKHYILNGEKQWITNAGFADVFIVYAKIDGEKFTAFIVERTFPGVSFGPEEKKMGIKCSSTRTVILQDVPVPVENLLGEPGRGHVIAFNILNVGRYKLAVGAVGSAKKALELATNYAKERKQFKTPIANFTLIKNKLANMAIKAYAAESSVYRTVGLFDTALGRLGEKADDGAEVAKAIADYAIECSINKVFATEVLDYCVDEGVQIHGGYGFMSEYEIENMYRDSRINRIFEGTNEINRLLIPDTLVKKAMKGELPLLQAATSLQAELMSYYPEEIEEAPLAVEKHLLSMTRKIILMVAGSALMKYQQAISKEQELLAFAADMLIELYAMDSIVKRTEKAIAANGLEAEQQKLELTAVYVHEAFDRIEAWAKEALAAMEEGDELRLRLSILKKLTRRTPINTVALKRSIADRVIEAGGYVV
- a CDS encoding Ger(x)C family spore germination C-terminal domain-containing protein, producing the protein MSIYQWFSGAFTRIALAHLLIVEIWMIPGGRKRIWWLTGLFFLSSTLSLLPLSAIQFYSLLAALRAARLALDGQACSPYAFGGKKDKQTLAMLVLEKPKAAIRPVLRGENVVFQVDVDISGFITQLFRQGPVREIEIETEAAKKIEEEIRGLFEKGLKLGADTLQLGHTLYRKHPHEWHRLQKNSALPLRPDMLESVNVQVHINDGGISKVKQKP
- a CDS encoding GerAB/ArcD/ProY family transporter, whose product is MTITDTVTWINLSFAPQTPLTVHTVLFAALCLVNALFGIRSIAMTSTVLLPVVVILGFFVMSTNFQNKDYRLLLPIMENGMAPVLKGMMYAGSGFVELLLFLFLKHHLKSKVPYYQFFLLAMSLIDLTLGPNDWRDRRIWPGGSRQAALPGL